From the Daucus carota subsp. sativus chromosome 8, DH1 v3.0, whole genome shotgun sequence genome, one window contains:
- the LOC108197182 gene encoding uncharacterized protein LOC108197182 isoform X2, whose translation MEGKKLNFNAPLLSVRVKRKDKDVPPPCKQLAVPARKSVSPPSSRQLSVPPRRSVSELTDLTKPAAVPFEWERTPGRPKVEGKGEALSQKEPLPSPRFPPGRAFDIRKRVSGELLEYQNLSRPQLEASPLNENVSVVGMTEGCHSEDGDDAILESLDALSQTESFSGSCSITDSSSNGGPFTQSSKTFRADQKTLDLMMARFLPAARAMIIETPKYVQKKKSVESQASRNVKKIVSGELRPLLERYGSNTAPQYSPYKRNAFSEVEDDGDDYRHRRSGLACGLLPRLSKKSLRFLDPVPRMKSRPQSPVSSASEVRRMARTAHSGPLPQVQQEKSLKDNYWDDIKIGVKQQELIESKLIGANTVRHSIDSYRKESLLPRTRSRSGCISPYRNEKPRSPFHDGARFLGVPKMVKTTESGNVNLTSKEFDKFRDISAYQMYKRESDILSSLAERILYIDLVNNTELPILDSEEELLKKLSTENLGESRGTEEIRMPESLDTVKMVKSTNIGSTAAGSASSGCISNLKSRADNIKVMKQDANLGHEAASLECSIVHPAENLATQTENSGKVNDDKNVGVGFPQSPLPPPLPKSPSEPWLWRNLSSISLRNPFSHGQSKKINRKTSSTSSKWETIVKTSNVSHDHKRYSEELVSHVSKQ comes from the exons ATGGAGGGAAAGAAACTAAATTTTAATGCGCCACTTCTATCTGTGAGAGTTAAAAGAAAAGATAAGGATGTTCCACCACCGTGTAAGCAGCTGGCTGTTCCTGCGCGCAAATCAGTGTCTCCACCGTCGTCTAGGCAGCTCTCTGTGCCTCCACGCAGATCAGTGTCGGAATTAACTGACCTGACTAAGCCAGCTGCAGTTCCTTTTGAGTGGGAACGAACTCCGGGGAGGCCTAAAGTGGAAGGAAAAGGAGAGGCCTTGTCTCAAAAAGAGCCTTTGCCTAGTCCCAGATTTCCACCAGGAAGAGCATTTGATATTAGAAAGCGTGTCTCAGGGGAATTACTTGAGTATCAAAACCTTTCGAGGCCTCAACTGGAAGCATCGCCTTTAAATGAAAACGTGAGTGTTGTTGGTATGACCGAAGGATGTCATTCTGAGGACGGGGATGATGCAATTTTAGAATCACTTGACGCACTCTCGCAGACAGAGTCGTTTTCTGGGAGCTGCAGTATAACTGATTCAAGTAGCAATGGTGGTCCATTTACGCAATCATCCAAAACCTTCAGGGCTGATCAAAAAACTCTAGACCTTATGATGGCTCGTTTTTTGCCTGCTGCAAGGGCTATGATTATAGAAACCCCAAAATatgttcagaaaaagaaatctgTGGAAAGCCAAGCGTCAAGAAATGTTAAGAAGATTGTCAGCGGAGAATTAAGGCCCCTCCTAGAAAGATACGGGTCTAACACAGCACCACAATACAGTCCCTACAAGAGGAATGCATTTAGTGAAGTTGAGGATGACGGAGATGATTATCGTCATAGAAGATCTGGTTTAGCATGTGGATTGTTGCCTCGATTATCAAAGAAGTCTTTGCGTTTTCTTGATCCAGTGCCAAGGATGAAATCCAGGCCCCAAAGTCCTGTTTCATCTGCTTCCGAGGTTAGAAGAATGGCCAGAACAGCTCACAGTGGCCCTTTACCACAAGTTCAACAAGAGAAG AGTTTAAAGGACAATTACTGGGATGATATTAAAATTGGAGTTAAGCAGCAAGAACTTATAGAGAGTAAATTAATTGGTGCCAATACGGTTCGTCATTCTATTGATTCATACAGAAAAGAAAGTTTACTTCCTCGTACACGCTCAAGGAGTGGTTGTATATCTCCCTATCGGAATGAAAAGCCCCGGTCTCCCTTTCATGACGGAGCAAGGTTTCTTGGTGTACCGAAGATGGTCAAAACTACAGAATCTGGTAATGTCAATTTAACTAGCAAAGAGTTTGATAAATTTCGTGACATCTCAGCATATCAGATGTATAAACGGGAATCAGATATATTAAGTAGTTTAGCTGAAAGAATTTTGTACATAGATTTGGTAAATAATACAGAACTGCCAATTTTGGATTCGGAAGAAGAATTGCTTAAGAAACTTTCGACAGAGAACTTGGGGGAAAGCAGAGGAACTGAAGAAATTCGCATGCCAGAATCATTAGACACTGTTAAGATGGTAAAATCTACAAACATAGGGTCTACAGCAGCAGGATCGGCATCTTCTGGTTGTATATCGAATCTCAAAAGTAGAGCAGACAACATTAAAGTTATGAAACAGGATGCAAATCTCGGTCATGAAGCCGCGTCCTTGGAATGCTCCATAGTTCATCCTGCTGAGAATTTGGCAACACAAACTGAGAATTCTGGAAAAGTGAATGATGATAAAAATGTAGGCGTCGGATTCCCTCAATCACCTCTACCCCCACCTCTACCAAAATCACCTTCTGAGCCTTGGCTATGGCGTAATCTATCTTCCATATCCTTGCGAAATCCTTTTTCACATGGCCAGTCTAAGAAGATAAATAGGAAGACTTCCTCAACTAGTTCCAAGTGGGAGACTATTGTAAAAACTTCCAATGTCTCCCATGACCACAAGCGTTATTCTGAG GAACTCGTCTCTCATGTTTCGAAGCAGTAA
- the LOC108197182 gene encoding uncharacterized protein LOC108197182 isoform X1, which produces MEGKKLNFNAPLLSVRVKRKDKDVPPPCKQLAVPARKSVSPPSSRQLSVPPRRSVSELTDLTKPAAVPFEWERTPGRPKVEGKGEALSQKEPLPSPRFPPGRAFDIRKRVSGELLEYQNLSRPQLEASPLNENVSVVGMTEGCHSEDGDDAILESLDALSQTESFSGSCSITDSSSNGGPFTQSSKTFRADQKTLDLMMARFLPAARAMIIETPKYVQKKKSVESQASRNVKKIVSGELRPLLERYGSNTAPQYSPYKRNAFSEVEDDGDDYRHRRSGLACGLLPRLSKKSLRFLDPVPRMKSRPQSPVSSASEVRRMARTAHSGPLPQVQQEKQSLKDNYWDDIKIGVKQQELIESKLIGANTVRHSIDSYRKESLLPRTRSRSGCISPYRNEKPRSPFHDGARFLGVPKMVKTTESGNVNLTSKEFDKFRDISAYQMYKRESDILSSLAERILYIDLVNNTELPILDSEEELLKKLSTENLGESRGTEEIRMPESLDTVKMVKSTNIGSTAAGSASSGCISNLKSRADNIKVMKQDANLGHEAASLECSIVHPAENLATQTENSGKVNDDKNVGVGFPQSPLPPPLPKSPSEPWLWRNLSSISLRNPFSHGQSKKINRKTSSTSSKWETIVKTSNVSHDHKRYSEELVSHVSKQ; this is translated from the exons ATGGAGGGAAAGAAACTAAATTTTAATGCGCCACTTCTATCTGTGAGAGTTAAAAGAAAAGATAAGGATGTTCCACCACCGTGTAAGCAGCTGGCTGTTCCTGCGCGCAAATCAGTGTCTCCACCGTCGTCTAGGCAGCTCTCTGTGCCTCCACGCAGATCAGTGTCGGAATTAACTGACCTGACTAAGCCAGCTGCAGTTCCTTTTGAGTGGGAACGAACTCCGGGGAGGCCTAAAGTGGAAGGAAAAGGAGAGGCCTTGTCTCAAAAAGAGCCTTTGCCTAGTCCCAGATTTCCACCAGGAAGAGCATTTGATATTAGAAAGCGTGTCTCAGGGGAATTACTTGAGTATCAAAACCTTTCGAGGCCTCAACTGGAAGCATCGCCTTTAAATGAAAACGTGAGTGTTGTTGGTATGACCGAAGGATGTCATTCTGAGGACGGGGATGATGCAATTTTAGAATCACTTGACGCACTCTCGCAGACAGAGTCGTTTTCTGGGAGCTGCAGTATAACTGATTCAAGTAGCAATGGTGGTCCATTTACGCAATCATCCAAAACCTTCAGGGCTGATCAAAAAACTCTAGACCTTATGATGGCTCGTTTTTTGCCTGCTGCAAGGGCTATGATTATAGAAACCCCAAAATatgttcagaaaaagaaatctgTGGAAAGCCAAGCGTCAAGAAATGTTAAGAAGATTGTCAGCGGAGAATTAAGGCCCCTCCTAGAAAGATACGGGTCTAACACAGCACCACAATACAGTCCCTACAAGAGGAATGCATTTAGTGAAGTTGAGGATGACGGAGATGATTATCGTCATAGAAGATCTGGTTTAGCATGTGGATTGTTGCCTCGATTATCAAAGAAGTCTTTGCGTTTTCTTGATCCAGTGCCAAGGATGAAATCCAGGCCCCAAAGTCCTGTTTCATCTGCTTCCGAGGTTAGAAGAATGGCCAGAACAGCTCACAGTGGCCCTTTACCACAAGTTCAACAAGAGAAG CAGAGTTTAAAGGACAATTACTGGGATGATATTAAAATTGGAGTTAAGCAGCAAGAACTTATAGAGAGTAAATTAATTGGTGCCAATACGGTTCGTCATTCTATTGATTCATACAGAAAAGAAAGTTTACTTCCTCGTACACGCTCAAGGAGTGGTTGTATATCTCCCTATCGGAATGAAAAGCCCCGGTCTCCCTTTCATGACGGAGCAAGGTTTCTTGGTGTACCGAAGATGGTCAAAACTACAGAATCTGGTAATGTCAATTTAACTAGCAAAGAGTTTGATAAATTTCGTGACATCTCAGCATATCAGATGTATAAACGGGAATCAGATATATTAAGTAGTTTAGCTGAAAGAATTTTGTACATAGATTTGGTAAATAATACAGAACTGCCAATTTTGGATTCGGAAGAAGAATTGCTTAAGAAACTTTCGACAGAGAACTTGGGGGAAAGCAGAGGAACTGAAGAAATTCGCATGCCAGAATCATTAGACACTGTTAAGATGGTAAAATCTACAAACATAGGGTCTACAGCAGCAGGATCGGCATCTTCTGGTTGTATATCGAATCTCAAAAGTAGAGCAGACAACATTAAAGTTATGAAACAGGATGCAAATCTCGGTCATGAAGCCGCGTCCTTGGAATGCTCCATAGTTCATCCTGCTGAGAATTTGGCAACACAAACTGAGAATTCTGGAAAAGTGAATGATGATAAAAATGTAGGCGTCGGATTCCCTCAATCACCTCTACCCCCACCTCTACCAAAATCACCTTCTGAGCCTTGGCTATGGCGTAATCTATCTTCCATATCCTTGCGAAATCCTTTTTCACATGGCCAGTCTAAGAAGATAAATAGGAAGACTTCCTCAACTAGTTCCAAGTGGGAGACTATTGTAAAAACTTCCAATGTCTCCCATGACCACAAGCGTTATTCTGAG GAACTCGTCTCTCATGTTTCGAAGCAGTAA